A window of Salvelinus alpinus chromosome 31, SLU_Salpinus.1, whole genome shotgun sequence contains these coding sequences:
- the LOC139561054 gene encoding apoptotic chromatin condensation inducer in the nucleus-like isoform X2 codes for MADEDVTLDGKSLQSLRVADLKAALEHRHLPKSGAKNALIKRLKGALMLENVKKTSTSHIGLQPNSQIGEEMSQNSFIKQYLAQQQELLRHRLEREAREAAEADGETGPEEEEEEEDDDDTEQDNDSASYHPDKHRPIPSQPPLTRAEEEEGVGGGPMMMGQGMMSRRPHFVPGSVPQESPDAPGSWMQQRLSLHTGLCHEEPTTPSPPRAVASLSVRVLGDPERQGLPPSMPPRIQAQENEGTAPADDDRPAHYVLHLSRSARAAASAGGNRVQEDSDDDDSSEEDEDEWGPAAGARRGVGGGGRGGRSPPRPQQPSPSVPVGRERSRRKLQPPQHIPPQQVVHQPPMQLRQPTPPPSPPPELSFPLPDTPKQSPPDMDEEPEGAGAGVAVHSPPGGLQRQDSDSSSRSSSPEPLAQRRPGPLSLLARKMASEGAFGKRGEGASDGQTGGGESSRPGDGSSSVPEAGPGVGVVLFRGAAITHIGGSNAAHSGTVPVPEVPAPVPMFGSGAQFHPLSLVSGAAVPSITLTAEPQGPSGETAQKRTEKEKKQVEEREMKQVEKQEESESCLPPWKHGRDVTSVSSQFGSGGSEVPAVHQGDSPKKSPFGRDEPLSSPPGSTACLPALAPKKPRMFSDTSSGSMASPPKLEQQGSVVVTTPGEPPLKQEVLVSGAQQYTDNTIEVTSPNKASAEKLGWKTGGDIVKTEKESDSQAEKATPKAAGETRRRGPEEAVEVEPMGPVLPPSYPGKGEEEKKRKEDVRKKEEERCRQRKRASDRRSSPSSGGDSSSSDSDSGSSSSRSSGSTSSRDKKKKSVPGKGRGDERRRLGKGGEKKQPSREKKQSSLSEPSGPGPMEVERPDPEGSRAPQPTPEGDPENSEGRMEESTTPKALATRNISLTTGSKTSPEGAGEAESGTAAGRKRRWGSSTAVTTKKPSISITTDSLKSLIPDIKPSQEAVMDLHPDDSQLSGDEDTSTTREDQGLDKDLKIRRTVTQVVPGESHENGQGEREEEEEENKQERERTHKEKRKNSYSEVTVASQSSTTHDANAKKVTPSDTLVRRSISQQKSGVSVTIDDPVRTDKLPSPPRGKVSNIVHVCNLVRPFTLGQLKELLNRTGSVVEEGFWIDKIKSHCYVTYSSTEDAVATRAALHGVKWPQSNPKVLSVDFCEQNELDFHRGLLTVDPREEHRPQPAVGPGGPKVRPGGLPPLMTERDGRSDRGAVGGVRNQWAEREREMERRERTRAEREWDRDKVRDFGGKPGEERERGRRSRSLDRERRRKEREGKEKKTDKKDEPPVKLLDDLFNKTKAAPCIYWLPLTEEQANQRGKEREERQKERERRRKEQQEEEDKKREEERKERMKSREEGGAAVSTGGGSVRGSEGDRDREGERGRDREGERGRDREGERGKDGDKRKDIGFKPKGPDAKPLPGFRRSRSRSNLRDRRR; via the exons ATGGCGGATGAAGATGTTACGCTGGATGGTAAATCGCTACAATCGCTCCGTGTGGCGGATTTGAAAGCCGCTTTGGAGCATCGACACCTCCCTAAAAGCGGGGCGAAAAATGCGCTCATTAAACGACTGAAAGGG GCTCTGATGTTGGAAAATGTTAAGAAGACTTCCACTTCCCACATTGGGCTCCAGCCCAACTCCCAG ATTGGGGAGGAgatgagccagaacagcttcataAAGCAGTACCTGGCTCAGCAGCAGGAGCTCCTCCGCCACAGGCTGGAGAGAGAGGCCCGGGAGGCGGCAGAGGCCGATG GGGAAACAGGcccggaggaggaggaggaggaggaggacgacgacgACACAGAGCAGGACAACGACAGTGCTTCCTACCACCCTGACAAG CATCGCCCCATACCCTCCCAGCCCCCACTGACCCGGgctgaggaagaggaaggagtTGGAGGAGGGCCAATGATGATGGGGCAAGGAATGATGTCTCGCAGACCACACTTTGTCCCAGGCTCCGTGCCCCAGGAATCCCCTGACGCCCCTGGATCCTGGATGCAGCAGCGTCTCTCACTCCACACTGGCCTCTGCCACGAGGAGCCCACCACCCCCTCACCGCCCCGCGCTGTGGCCTCCCTGTCTGTGCGTGTCCTGGGGGACCCAGAGCGCCAAGGCCTGCCACCCTCCATGCCCCCCCGCATCCAGGCCCAGGAGAATGAAGGCACCGCCCCGGCGGATGACGACCGACCCGCCCACTATGTGCTCCACCTCAGCCGCTCCGCTCGGGCAGCAGCTAGCGCCGGGGGTAACCGCGTCCAGGAAGACAGCGATGATGATGACAGCAGTGAGGAGGACGAAGATGAGTGGGGACCTGCGGCGGGGGCAAGGAGAGGGGTCGGTggcggaggaagaggaggacgttCCCCTCCTCGGCCCCAGCAGCCTTCCCCCAGCGTCCCAGTGGGCCGAGAGAGGTCCAGACGCAAGCTCCAGCCTCCGCAACACATCCCACCTCAGCAGGTAGTACACCAGCCCCCCATGCAGCTCCGCCAGCCCACCCCGCCCCCCTCTCCACCCCCAGagctctcctttcccctccccgACACCCCCAAGCAGAGCCCGCCCGACATGGATGAGGAGCCAGAAGGAGCAGGGGCTGGGGTAGCCGTCCACTCCCCTCCAGGTGGCCTCCAGAGGCAGGACTCCGACTCCAGCTCCCGCTCCAGCAGCCCAGAGCCCCTGGCCCAGCGGCGGCCTGGACCCCTCTCCCTGCTCGCCCGCAAGATGGCTTCCGAGGGAGCGTTCGGGAAGAGAGGTGAGGGTGCCTCAGACGGCCAGACAGGTGGTGGGGAGTCGTCCAGACCAGGAGATGGCAGTAGCAGCGTCCCAGAAGCAGGACCGGGGGTTGGGGTAGTCCTGTTCCGTGGGGCTGCTATCACCCACATCGGCGGCAGCAATGCAGCGCACTCCGGAACTGTCCCTGTACCTGAGGTCCCTGCACCAGTGCCTATGTTTGGATCTGGAGCCCagttccatcctctctctctggtgtctgGAGCAGCTGTCCCCAGCATCACCCTCACCGCGGAGCCCCAGGGTCCATCTGGAGAGACGGCACAGAAGAGGACGGAGAAAGAAAAGAagcaggtggaggagagggagatgaagcaagtggagaaacaggaagagagtgAGAGTTGCCTGCCGCCATGGAAGCACGGACGTGACGTGACGTCTGTGTCCTCGCAGTTTGGGTCTGGGGGGTCAGAGGTGCCTGCGGTGCACCAGGGGGACAGCCCGAAGAAGTCACCCTTCGGCAGGGACgaacccctctcctcccctcccggctcaaccgcctgcctgcctgctctcgCCCCCAAGAAGCCCCGCATGTTCTCCGACACCTCATCCGGCTCCATGGCATCCCCTCCCAAACTTGAACAGCAGGGGTCTGTGGTGGTGACCACCCCAGGGGAACCCCCCCTCAAACAGGAAGTCCTCGTCTCAGGGGCCCAGCAGTACACAGACAACACCATAGAGGTCACCTCACCGAACAAGGCGTCCGCGGAAAAGCTTGGATGGAAAACTGGGGGAGACATTGTAAAGACGGAGAAGGAGAGTGACAGCCAGGCAGAAAAGGCGACACCGAAAGCCGCCGGCGAGACTAGGAGAAGAGGACCTGAAGAGGCTGTTGAGGTTGAGCCCATGGGGCCTGTTCTGCCCCCCTCTTACCCAGGTaagggagaagaagagaagaagcgGAAGGAAGACGTGAGAAAAAAGGAAGAAGAGCGGTGCAGGCAGAGGAAGAGGGCGAGCGACAGGAGGTCATCCCCCTCCAGCGGCGGCGACTCTTCATCCTCCGACTCGGATTCTGGATCCTCTTCATCACGTTCCTCTGGCTCCACCTCCTCCCGGGACAAAAAAAAG AAATCTGTCCCGGGAAAAGGAAGAGGGGATGAAAGGAGAAGACTgggaaaaggaggagagaagaaacaACCTTCCAG ggAGAAGAAACAGTCTTCCCTGTCGGAGCCGTCCGGCCCTGGCCCTATGGAGGTGGAGAGGCCAGACCCAGAGGGCTCCAGGGCCCCCCAGCCCACCCCCGAAGGGGACCCAGAGAACAGTGAGGGCCGCATGGAGGAG AGTACCACTCCTAAAGCTTTGGCCACACGCAACATCTCTTTAACCA CAGGCAGTAAGACGTCTCCAGAGGGAGCAGGAGAGGCAGAGTCTGGGACCGCcgcggggaggaagaggaggtggggaTCCAGCACGGCCGTCACCACCAAGAAACCGTCCATCAGCATCACCACAGACTCTCTGAAG TCTCTGATCCCAGACATCAAGCCCAGTCAGGAGGCTGTGATGGATCTCCACCCAGACGACAGCCAGCTGTCTGGGGACGAGGACACCTCCACCACCAGGGAGGACCAGGGCCTGGACAAAGACCTTAAGATCAGACGCACCGTCACACAG GTGGTCCCAGGTGAAAGCCATGAGAATGGCCAGGGAGaacgagaggaggaagaggaggagaataaACAGGAGCGTGAGAGGACACacaaagagaagagaaagaacaGCTACTCAGAAGTAACCGTGGCGTCTCAGTCCTCCACAACACACGACGCCAACGCCAAGAAAG TCACTCCCAGTGATACTCTGGTGCGTCGCTCCATCAGTCAGCAGAAGTCTGGTGTGTCTGTTACCATCGACGATCCGGTCCGCACAGACAAACTGCCCTCTCCGCCCCGAGGCAAAGTCTCCAACATCGTCCACGTCTGTAACCTGGTGCGACCTTTCACCCTGGGCCAGCTGAAGGAGCTGCTGAACAGGACAGGCTCTGTGGTGGAGGAGGGCTTCTGGATCGACAAGATCAAATCTCACTGCTACGTCACT taCTCCAGCACAGAGGACGCTGTGGCCACACGAGCTGCTCTGCACGGGGTGAAGTGGCCCCAGAGCAACCCTAAGGTCCTCAGTGTGGACTTCTGTGAGCAGAACGAG CTGGACTTCCACAGAGGTCTGCTGACTGTGGACCCCAGAGAGGAGCACCGGCCCCAGCCTGCCGTGGGTCCTGGAGGTCCCAAAGTCCGACCAGGGGGGCTGCCCCCTCTGATGACTGAACGGGACGGGCGCTCGGACCGCGGGGCTGTCGGAGGGGTGCGGAACCAgtgggcggagagagagagggagatggaacgCCGGGAGAGGACCAGGGCGGAACGCGAGTGGGACCGGGACAAGGTGCGAGACTTCGGAGGCaaaccaggagaggagagggagagagggaggagatctcGCTCcctggatagagagaggaggcgaaaggagagggaagggaaggagaagAAGACCGACAAAAAGG ATGAGCCTCCTGTCAAACTACTAGACGACCTCTTCAATAAGACCAAAGCAGCTCCCTGTATATACTGGCTTCCCCTCACTGAGGAACAg GCAAACCAGAGAGGGAAGGAACGGGAAGAGCGacagaaagaacgagagaggagGCGGAAagaacagcaggaggaggaggacaagaagcgagaggaggagaggaaggagagaatgaaaagtagagaggagggaggagctgCGGTCAGCACTGGAGGTGGGAGTGTCCGGGGATCTgagggagacagggacagagagggggagcgagggagggacagagagggggagcgagggagggacagagagggggagcgagggaAGGACGGGGACAAGAGGAAGGACATTGGTTTCAAACCCAAAGGTCCCGATGCTAAACCCTTGCCGGGGTTCCGACGCTCCCGTAGCCGTAGCAACCTCCGAGACAGACGCCGCTGA